The DNA sequence TCAGGAGTCTCCATAGCCGGTATAATCAGCGGAAGCATGTTATCTAAAAGGATTTCCGGAGACAAACTTAAACCTGCCTTTGGCTGGTTTGTACTGATAATGGGAATCTATATTATCCTGAAAGAAACTGTTTTAAAATAACGCATAATGGAAAAGATCAAAGTACTGATTCCTACAGATTTTTCGGTCCAGGCGGAATATGCCTATCTTATGGTAAAGAAGCTGGAAGAAAAGATAGAGACAGAGATTCATTTCCTGCATATCATGGATGCGCCGGATACCGTTTTCATCAATGAAACAGGTACCGTTCAAACATGCGGAGAAATTTACCCCGGTTATATCCGCTCGCAAAAGAATATTGCAGACAGAAAATTAACCGAACTAAAGATAACATACGGACCCCATATTCACACTCACTTTGAACTGGGAAAAGTTACCGACAAGATCTTGTCATTTTCTCAAAAAAATCAATTTGACTTGATTGTAATGGGAACAAAAGGCGCCTGGGGTATAAAAGAAAAACTTGCAGGATCTGAAACACAAATCATTGCCAGGCAATCCCCCATTCCGTTGCTCTCACTCATGTGCGACCGTTCTGATTTGGTCATAGAGCATTTATTGCTGGTGCATGATTTCAACCGTCCTGAAAATCAAAACCTTGGATTGTTGCATATTTTACTGAAGGCCTTTAACCCTACGGTTCATTTGCTTCAAATCATGAATGGATCAACGAAAAAAGAATCTGTTTTAAGCCATATGGATGAATATGCCCAATTAAACGGCATAGATAACTTTAAAAAACATTTACTGACAGATTCAGATAT is a window from the Sphingobacteriales bacterium genome containing:
- a CDS encoding universal stress protein, which codes for MEKIKVLIPTDFSVQAEYAYLMVKKLEEKIETEIHFLHIMDAPDTVFINETGTVQTCGEIYPGYIRSQKNIADRKLTELKITYGPHIHTHFELGKVTDKILSFSQKNQFDLIVMGTKGAWGIKEKLAGSETQIIARQSPIPLLSLMCDRSDLVIEHLLLVHDFNRPENQNLGLLHILLKAFNPTVHLLQIMNGSTKKESVLSHMDEYAQLNGIDNFKKHLLTDSDIESGVIHFNQMLEMDIVCIGTHGRGGFMHTSITEKLINHLYKPIISFHLKN